Below is a window of Trichosurus vulpecula isolate mTriVul1 chromosome 4, mTriVul1.pri, whole genome shotgun sequence DNA.
AGAGTCTCCCATTTCACCTACCAATACCTGGCTGGAGCCCGGCCCCTAGAAAAAAGTGAGTGCGTGAGTGTCATATTATCCCAAGATGAGATGTAAGGGTCTTGGGGAAGGACACTAGCATCAAGAGGAGAGACTAGGGGAACTGAGAGAAACagtagaggggaaagaaagaaggaagggatggaagagggaagaggatacTGAAAACTCCCAGCTATGCAGAGATATTTGAACCTGTAGCTAATGATATTCCTGAGTCTGGACATTTATAGAAAAGTCTCAGCTTAAACCAATAATATCCAAtctcttccaccccaccccaagcatATACCTTTCCCATAGAGAAGTTCAGTATAAGAAGTTTCAGGGCTCTGAAaaacagaagagaggaaaaggaaagatgagATAGGAGGGGAGCAGGAAGAACTATGGTTAGGGGAAAGGTGATTAAAGGGAGAATGAATAGATTCTATACAATGTCCTAGGTTTTTAGAATCCTTTGATAGAAAAAAAGATCATCTTAGCCATCCCTTTGTGTTGAGAAGACTACAGGAAATGCCAACCTCTACCTAGGGGAAAAGACTTTCTTTTTGCCCTGCTAAATATGCCCCTTACTTCTTCCCCAGAGATTCTTACTGTGGGGCTGTCCTCAATGCAGAGTCCTTCAGGAAGATACCTTGTGAGTACTTTAAGGTCTGTGTTCAGAGTTTCTTCCAGGAATGAATTGAGGCACATCACAGTGCTTGTCCACCTAGCTGATTCTGACCCTAATTGGCTCAATGAGACAGTCGCTATCATTGTAAGCCACTTCACCCCACAGATACTTCAAGGGCGGTTGCTTGTGATCCATGCCCCATCTGCTGCATACCAGCACTTGTGGCACCAGCCACACACAGTCTTTAATTTCTCTGACATAAAGACCTTCCAGTCTAAGCAGATGTTGGATTATGCCTTTCTCATGAGCTTCGCTGCCAATCTCTCTGACTACTTCCTCATGATCGAGGACAACATCCAAAGTACCCACCACTTTGTCACTACTATCCAGCAGGAACTAGAAGCCAGAAAAAATGAACCATGGGTAATCATGGAGTCCACCAACCATGGCTTAGTTGGCAAGCTCTGCCATTCCAAGGATCTCCCCAAGCTGGCAGGTTTCCTCCTGCTTTTCTACCGGGATGAGTCCCCTGATTTGCTTCTCTTCCATTTCCGAATCCTTCAGGGCCAGCAGGATCCCATCCACATAAGCCCCTTCCTCTTTAACCATTTTggcccctcttctttctctcctcatgaCTTACACACACGTGAAGAGCCAGACAGAGAGAAGTTTCAAGAGGATAGCTTTGATATTCCAGATAACCCTCCTGCAGTCATCTACACAGATATGCAGATCCTTCAGAACCATTTGCCCCAAAATGTCTATAGCCTGGATGAAACATTCTTTTTGACCCCAAATGTTCTACCTGGACAGCAACTGACTGTAATCCTGGATAAGGGGGCTAATGTGATTCGGGTGCAGGTGCTGACTGGTACAGCTATAGAGAAGCTGCAGAGTTTGGAGGAAGGAAAAGTGGAGTTGGGTTTTAATCCCACTGGGAAATCAAAACATTGTACCAAGTATACCTTTCTGGGACAGCTGTGGGATGGACGGTTGGACTGCAGGGTGAAACACAGACAAACAGGACACAATGTGAGCTGTGTGCGACTCGTAGTGACCAACCCTAAGGATAACTCATGGGTCATGATCAGACACATCAACATCTGGGTCAATCATGAGGActacttagagatggaaggaacccaGCCTGGAAATTGAGTTGACATAGGTAACAGAGAATTAAAATCTTGAAACCAGCCAGGGGCATTTATTTGGGTACCTGTCCAAGCTATTGAATGGGACATACAAGCAGATAAGAGGcagaaaaggacctatttctCTCCTAAATTGTCTTTTCCTGAGAGCCAACACTCTCTAGCCTAGTGGGATGGTTTTGAAAACAGGAGCTCACGGTCCCCACTCAGTCCCAATATATAGACCTAGGCTTTCCTCAGTCCTAGAGTCAAGTAAACCTGAAACAGGCCTAGCTTCTACACTCAACCCAAGAACCCAGTTGACTATATGAGGCTTCAGGGAATCTAGAAGTCCTAGAAAAAAGCTCCAGAAGAGAAGCCAGTAGAGACTAAATATTCTCCCTACCCAGTAGTAGAGAAACAAGTATACCAAAAATTTCTATTTGTTCTGCTACTCTCTCAAGActgtcttttctgtctccttcctctgACTTCTAAACATTCTCCACCCCTCCCTAATCCTCCAACAGTCTACGCATTGGTTGGGCAAATCTCAGGCATCAGGTTGCCACCATCTATGGATATTTTATCCTGTATTTTCAACCACAATTATTTTATTGTAAAATGTGACTATCTAGAGGTGAGT
It encodes the following:
- the LOC118845569 gene encoding alpha-1,3-mannosyl-glycoprotein 4-beta-N-acetylglucosaminyltransferase-like protein MGAT4E isoform X1 yields the protein MVGIMRWSFKRYTAILAGSGLLWFFITLGTPKINEDIYFLETKQSLGQNFSSKSEKYLRDNSYNVLSRVSHFTYQYLAGARPLEKKILTVGLSSMQSPSGRYLVSTLRSVFRVSSRNELRHITVLVHLADSDPNWLNETVAIIVSHFTPQILQGRLLVIHAPSAAYQHLWHQPHTVFNFSDIKTFQSKQMLDYAFLMSFAANLSDYFLMIEDNIQSTHHFVTTIQQELEARKNEPWVIMESTNHGLVGKLCHSKDLPKLAGFLLLFYRDESPDLLLFHFRILQGQQDPIHISPFLFNHFGPSSFSPHDLHTREEPDREKFQEDSFDIPDNPPAVIYTDMQILQNHLPQNVYSLDETFFLTPNVLPGQQLTVILDKGANVIRVQVLTGTAIEKLQSLEEGKVELGFNPTGKSKHCTKYTFLGQLWDGRLDCRVKHRQTGHNVSCVRLVVTNPKDNSWVMIRHINIWVNHEDYLEMEGTQPGN
- the LOC118845569 gene encoding alpha-1,3-mannosyl-glycoprotein 4-beta-N-acetylglucosaminyltransferase-like protein MGAT4E isoform X2, with the protein product MQSPSGRYLVSTLRSVFRVSSRNELRHITVLVHLADSDPNWLNETVAIIVSHFTPQILQGRLLVIHAPSAAYQHLWHQPHTVFNFSDIKTFQSKQMLDYAFLMSFAANLSDYFLMIEDNIQSTHHFVTTIQQELEARKNEPWVIMESTNHGLVGKLCHSKDLPKLAGFLLLFYRDESPDLLLFHFRILQGQQDPIHISPFLFNHFGPSSFSPHDLHTREEPDREKFQEDSFDIPDNPPAVIYTDMQILQNHLPQNVYSLDETFFLTPNVLPGQQLTVILDKGANVIRVQVLTGTAIEKLQSLEEGKVELGFNPTGKSKHCTKYTFLGQLWDGRLDCRVKHRQTGHNVSCVRLVVTNPKDNSWVMIRHINIWVNHEDYLEMEGTQPGN